In Cicer arietinum cultivar CDC Frontier isolate Library 1 chromosome 1, Cicar.CDCFrontier_v2.0, whole genome shotgun sequence, one DNA window encodes the following:
- the LOC101488557 gene encoding methyl-CpG-binding domain-containing protein 7, which produces MSLKRAPKRGTVHVEKEHVNRNSREKQLQIVSLSSSPFKLPDDWLVDERRRISDPTHIDRYYIEPHTGMKFRSLVSVQRYLSEETRDYLPTKRMISENKVTTYTKSRTAKKSLSTRDFEGGINREANACRATPKLVFKCGSGKRIAQSTHSEKTDSQKKNNTGEDDRGSVHNLTRPPTKVSWVLAGPGGLWNPFLDDSLVPESEKLKWSKAFITSINEGVTS; this is translated from the exons ATGTCGTTAAAAAGAGCACCGAAGAGAGGCACTGTGCATGTTGAAAAGGAACATGTTAATCGCAATTCAAGGGAGAAACAGTTGCAGATTGTGAGCTTGTCATCGTCACCGTTCAAACTTCCCGATGATTGGTTGGTTGATGAACGCCGCCGTATATCTGACCCCACCCACATTGACAGG tATTACATAGAGCCACACACTGGAATGAAGTTTCGTTCTTTGGTATCGGTTCAGAGATATCTATCAGAAGAAACAAGAGACTATCTTCCTACTAAGAGAATGATATCAGAAAACAAAGTCACT ACTTACACCAAGTCTAGGACTGCAAAAAAGTCTCTTTCTACGAGAGATTTTGAGGGAGGTATAAATAGAGAAGCAAATGCATGTAGAGCTACACCGAAG TTAGTGTTCAAATGTGGCTCTGGAAAGCGAATTGCTCAATCTACG CATTCTGAAAAAACTGATTCTCAGAAGAAAAACAATACGGGGGAAGACGATAGGGGTTCGGTCCATAACTTAACTAGACCACCGACAAAAGTAAGCTGGGTTTTGGCTGGTCCTGGGGGATTATGGAACCCTTTCCTAGATGATTCTCTTGTACCAGAATCCGAAAAGCTAAAATGGTCCAAAGCATTTATAACATCCATCAATGAAGGAGTTACTAGCTGA